The window GCTCGTATGGGCACTTCGCTTCGCTCGTGGCGGTCTTCGCGCCTGTTCAGCCACCTCACGAGCGCAGCGAAGTGGCCTTACGGACGAGCCTGCTCCGGGTGCGTGACGTTCGGCGTTAGGTGACCGTGCGGCGCGGAGGCGCGCCTCCGCGGAGGCCCGGCCACGGAGCGAAGCGAACGTGGTTGGGCCGCAGCGGAGGTCGCCGGAGCGCCCGTGAGCGGAGGAGGACGGCGCGCGGAGGTCCCGTCCGCCGCGAAGCAAGGACGGGGCCGGAGCGCGCCGCCCGCACGGAGCGAACCATCAACACAGCCAGGCATCGATGCCGGCGAGGGCGCGCGCCTGGACGTCGGCGGGGGCGGCGCCGCCGGTGATCGAGCTGCGGGCACAGGTGGCGAGCTGCTCGTCGGTCAGGGCGAACGCCTCGCGACACAGCTCGTACTCCTGTAGGCAGCTCGGCCCGAAGATGAGCGGGTCGTCGGCGTTGATCGAGCAGCGCACGCCGGCGGCGAGCAACGCGGGGAGCGGGTGCTCGGCCAGCGACGGCACCACGGACAGCTGCACATTCGAGGTAGGGCAGACGTCGAGCGTCGTTCCCCGCTGCGCGAGGACCTCGACCAGCGCCGGGTCCTCGATCGCACGGATGCCGTGCTGGACCCGGTCGGCGTCCAGGATGTCGATGGCGCTGCGCACGGACGCCGGCCCGTCGAGCTCGCCGGCGTGTGGGGTGGACAGCAGCCCGGCGTCCTTCGCGTAGCGGAACGCGTCGACGTACGGCTCCGGCGGGTAGCCGTTCTCGTCGTTGTGCAGTCCGAGCGCGACGATGCCGGCGTCCCGGAAGCGAACGGCCGTCTTGGCGACCTCCACCCCGTGCTCGGGGGTGTCCAGGACCCGGTCGACGGCCGCCATCCAGCGCACCGTCACGCCGTGGCGGGCGCCGGCTTCCTCGCCGCGGGTGAGCACGGTCTCCCAGGCCGCCTCGGCGGAGGCGAAGATCTGCAGATACGGGTACGGGTAGAAGCTCGGCTCCAGGTAGACGATGCCCTCGCTAGCGGCATCCTCGACCATCTCGTCGACGAGCCGCTCGAAGTCGGCCACCTCCCGAAAAATCGGCAGGATGCCCCCGACTACCTCGCCAAAGCCGCCGAACTCCGTGAAACCGGTGGTCCGGGGTGTTGGCATGCCATTGCGCGCGGCGAGCTCGGCAAGTGTCGACGGACGCATGCCGAGCTCGAAGTGCAGATGCAGATGCCCCTTGGGCAGGTCGCGCAGTTCTCGCATCACCAGTCCTCACGCCGCGTGGGTCGGCTCGCCGTCGCGTTGACGCCGCGCGGGCCGGACCGGCGAGCCGGCGGAGCCGTGCCAGCCCGCCGTGGCGTGCCTGCGACGACGGTACGGACCGAACCGTCTATCCGGGAGATCATCGCTTGGTATTTACCGCCTGGACACAAGTGTTCGTGGGCCAGGCGCGTGCCGCGTCCGCGGGCTCGCGCTCCCGGTACCCGGCCGCGGAGATCGCGGCGTACCTCGCGGCCGAGTGGCTGTCCGGTGCGCGACGACGCGAGTCGCGCGACACGGGTTTACGGGTTCCACGAAAAAGTGCTATCACTTTGATAGACGCCGAGCGGGTGCCGCCATCGGGGTGGCTCGCTCGTCGGATCGGAGGAGAGACCGCCATGACCACGGGTAACCCGCCCCAGGCGCCGATGGGCCCAGAAGGCCCGGACGCACACCGGGACACCCTCGAGCCTGATGACGTGGTCGACATGCCCCAGCCGCGGGTGCGGGAACGGGCGATGACAGGCCTCTCGGGCGCGGTCGGCTTCCTGGGCGCGCTCCTGATCTTCGTGATCGGGGTGGCGCTGATCGTGCTCGCGGGCCTGCTGTTCGACAACGGCACAGGTGGCGGCGGCGCGGCCGCACTCGTCGTCGGCATCCTCGCCCTGATCGCCAGCTTCGTGTTCCTCGGTGGGCTGACCGCCGTCGCTCCGGGGCAGGCGCGGGTCGTGACGCTGTTCGGCCGCTATGTCGGGACGATCCGGGTCACCGGCCTGCGCTGGGTGAACCCGTTCACCAACCGGCGCAAGGTCTCGACACGGATCCGCAACCACGAGACCGGCGTCGCCAAGGTCAACGACGCCGACGGCAATCCGATCGAGATCTCGGCCGTGGTGGTGTGGCAGGTCGCCGACACCGCCCAGGCTCTGTTCGAGGTCGACGACTTCGTCGAGTTCGTCGCCATCCAGACAGAGACCGCCGTTCGGCACATCGCTACCCGATACCCGTACGACGCGCACGACACAGGGCAGATGTCGCTGCGCGAGAACGCCGACGAGGTCACCGGCAAGCTGTCGGTCGAGATCGGGGCTCGGGTGGCGTCAGCCGGTGTCCATGTCATCGAGTCGCGGATCACCCGGCTTGCCTACGCACCCGAGATCGCCCAGGCGATGTTGCGCCGTCAGCAGGCGAACGCGGTCGTCGCCGCCAGGTCCCGGATCGTCGAGGGCGCGGTCGGCATGGTGGAGACGGCGCTGGCCCGGCTGGAGAGCCAGGACGTCGTCGAACTGGATGAGGAGCGTAAGGCGACCATGGTTAGCAACCTGCTCGTGGTGCTGTGCAGTGAGCAGTCGACCCAACCGGTGGTGAACGCCGGATCGCTCTACCACTGATCCGCGGCCCGTGACGGAGCGGAAGAAGATCCTGCTACGGCTCGACCCGGCCGTCCACGACGCGCTGGCGCGGTGGGCCGGCGACGAACTGCGCAGCACGAACGCCCAGATCGAGTTCCTGCTGCGGGGGGCGCTGTCGTCCGCCGGCCGCCTGCCAGGCACCGTCGGCCGGATACCGCGCCGCGGT of the Pseudofrankia saprophytica genome contains:
- the add gene encoding adenosine deaminase; the protein is MRELRDLPKGHLHLHFELGMRPSTLAELAARNGMPTPRTTGFTEFGGFGEVVGGILPIFREVADFERLVDEMVEDAASEGIVYLEPSFYPYPYLQIFASAEAAWETVLTRGEEAGARHGVTVRWMAAVDRVLDTPEHGVEVAKTAVRFRDAGIVALGLHNDENGYPPEPYVDAFRYAKDAGLLSTPHAGELDGPASVRSAIDILDADRVQHGIRAIEDPALVEVLAQRGTTLDVCPTSNVQLSVVPSLAEHPLPALLAAGVRCSINADDPLIFGPSCLQEYELCREAFALTDEQLATCARSSITGGAAPADVQARALAGIDAWLC
- a CDS encoding SPFH domain-containing protein, which produces MTTGNPPQAPMGPEGPDAHRDTLEPDDVVDMPQPRVRERAMTGLSGAVGFLGALLIFVIGVALIVLAGLLFDNGTGGGGAAALVVGILALIASFVFLGGLTAVAPGQARVVTLFGRYVGTIRVTGLRWVNPFTNRRKVSTRIRNHETGVAKVNDADGNPIEISAVVVWQVADTAQALFEVDDFVEFVAIQTETAVRHIATRYPYDAHDTGQMSLRENADEVTGKLSVEIGARVASAGVHVIESRITRLAYAPEIAQAMLRRQQANAVVAARSRIVEGAVGMVETALARLESQDVVELDEERKATMVSNLLVVLCSEQSTQPVVNAGSLYH